One region of Streptomyces leeuwenhoekii genomic DNA includes:
- a CDS encoding aminotransferase class IV: MKIWLDGGLQDIESARVSVFDHGLTVGDGIFETVKAVDGRPFALTRHLDRLTRSARGLGLPDPDLDEVRRACAAVLEANPMPLGRLRITYTGGHGPLGSDRGDQGPTLVVALGETARRPDSTAVITVPWTRNERSALAGLKTTSYAENVVALARAHAHGASEALFGNTVGRLCEGTGSNVFVVLDGEIHTPPLASGCLAGITRALAVEWTGARETDLPLDVLERADEIFLTSTLRDIQAVHRVDDRELPGVPGPVTAKAMRVFEERSGDDLDP; encoded by the coding sequence GTGAAGATCTGGCTCGACGGCGGGCTGCAGGACATCGAGTCGGCCCGTGTCTCCGTCTTCGACCACGGCCTGACCGTGGGCGACGGCATCTTCGAGACGGTGAAGGCCGTGGACGGCCGTCCGTTCGCACTCACCCGCCACCTGGACCGGCTGACCCGGTCGGCGCGGGGCCTCGGGCTGCCCGACCCCGACCTCGACGAGGTCCGGCGCGCCTGCGCCGCCGTCCTGGAGGCCAACCCGATGCCGCTCGGCCGGCTGCGCATCACCTACACCGGCGGCCACGGTCCGCTCGGCTCCGACCGCGGCGACCAGGGCCCCACCCTCGTGGTCGCCCTCGGCGAGACCGCCCGCCGCCCCGACTCCACGGCCGTGATCACCGTGCCGTGGACCCGCAACGAGCGGAGCGCGCTGGCCGGCCTGAAGACGACGTCGTACGCGGAGAACGTCGTCGCCCTCGCCCGCGCCCACGCGCACGGCGCGTCGGAGGCCCTGTTCGGCAACACGGTGGGACGGCTGTGCGAGGGCACGGGGTCGAACGTCTTCGTCGTCCTCGACGGTGAGATCCACACCCCGCCGCTCGCCTCCGGCTGCCTCGCCGGCATCACGCGGGCCCTGGCCGTCGAGTGGACCGGCGCGCGGGAGACGGATCTCCCGCTGGACGTGCTGGAGCGCGCCGACGAGATCTTCCTGACCTCCACGCTGCGGGACATCCAGGCCGTGCACCGGGTCGACGACCGCGAACTGCCCGGTGTGCCCGGGCCGGTGACCGCCAAGGCCATGCGTGTCTTCGAGGAGCGGTCCGGGGACGACCTCGACCCGTGA
- a CDS encoding SsgA family sporulation/cell division regulator — protein sequence MNTTVSCELHLRLVVSSESSLPVPAGLRYDTADPYAVHATFHTGAEETVEWVFARDLLAEGLHRPTGTGDVRVWPSRSHGQGVVCIALSSPEGEALLEAPARALESFLKRTDAAVPPGTEHRHFDLDQELSHILAES from the coding sequence ATGAACACCACGGTCAGCTGCGAGCTGCACCTGCGCCTCGTTGTGTCGAGCGAGTCCTCCCTGCCTGTCCCCGCAGGCCTGCGGTACGACACGGCCGACCCCTACGCCGTGCACGCCACCTTCCACACCGGAGCCGAGGAAACCGTCGAGTGGGTGTTCGCCCGCGACCTCCTCGCCGAAGGGCTTCACCGCCCCACGGGTACCGGCGACGTCCGCGTCTGGCCGTCGCGCAGCCACGGCCAGGGCGTCGTGTGCATCGCCCTGAGCTCCCCGGAGGGGGAGGCACTGCTCGAAGCCCCGGCCCGGGCCCTGGAGTCCTTCCTGAAGCGGACCGACGCCGCCGTGCCCCCCGGCACGGAACACCGGCATTTCGATCTCGATCAGGAGCTCTCGCACATCCTGGCCGAGAGCTAG
- a CDS encoding zf-TFIIB domain-containing protein — translation MQCPKCHGQMHTYNRNGVQIEQCSSCRGIFLDYGELEALTRLESQWAQPGPPPPPAPHAYPAPPVPPAAPAWGAPHGGHGHHHQRSFGRMLFSS, via the coding sequence ATGCAGTGTCCGAAGTGCCATGGACAGATGCACACCTACAACCGCAACGGTGTCCAGATAGAGCAGTGCAGCAGTTGCCGGGGGATCTTCCTGGACTACGGCGAGCTGGAGGCGCTGACCCGTCTGGAATCCCAGTGGGCCCAGCCCGGCCCGCCGCCCCCGCCCGCCCCGCACGCCTACCCGGCCCCTCCGGTCCCGCCGGCGGCCCCCGCCTGGGGCGCCCCGCACGGCGGCCACGGGCATCACCACCAGCGGAGCTTCGGGCGCATGCTCTTCTCCTCCTGA
- a CDS encoding carbohydrate ABC transporter permease encodes MSSPGISTAPGQGASPPAPGAPARSARADALRRRLPGSLAWHLGSLAILAVILYPVVWVIGGSFKKSEDIVGSLDLLPSDPITSNYTRLTEGIADVPISTFFTNSLLLAVGSVVGILVSCSLTAYAFAKIRFAGRNLLFTLMIGTLLLPYHVLLIPQYVLFRNMDMINTYTPLLLGKYLATEAFFVFLMVQFMRNLPKELDEAARLDGCGHFRIYWSIVLPLSRPALITSAIFTFINSWNDFMGPLIYLNEPDKYTVSLGLKMFVDQEAVADYGGMIAMSLVALLPVLAFFLAFQRYLIDGMATSGLKG; translated from the coding sequence ATGAGCTCCCCCGGAATCTCCACCGCGCCCGGACAGGGCGCGTCCCCGCCGGCCCCCGGCGCCCCGGCCCGCTCCGCGCGGGCGGACGCCCTGCGGCGCAGGCTGCCCGGCTCGCTCGCCTGGCACCTGGGGTCGCTGGCGATCCTGGCGGTGATCCTCTATCCGGTGGTCTGGGTCATCGGCGGCTCCTTCAAGAAGAGCGAGGACATCGTCGGCAGCCTCGACCTCCTGCCGAGCGACCCGATCACCAGCAACTACACGCGCCTGACCGAGGGCATCGCCGACGTTCCCATCTCCACGTTCTTCACCAACTCGCTGCTGCTCGCGGTGGGCTCGGTGGTCGGCATCCTGGTGTCCTGCTCGCTGACCGCCTACGCCTTCGCGAAGATCAGGTTCGCGGGACGGAACCTGCTCTTCACGCTGATGATCGGCACGCTGCTGCTGCCGTACCACGTGCTGCTGATCCCGCAGTACGTGCTGTTCCGCAACATGGACATGATCAACACGTACACGCCGCTGCTGCTGGGCAAGTACCTGGCCACGGAAGCGTTCTTCGTGTTCCTCATGGTGCAGTTCATGCGCAACCTGCCGAAGGAGCTGGACGAAGCGGCCCGCCTCGACGGCTGCGGGCACTTCCGCATCTACTGGTCGATCGTGCTCCCGCTGTCCCGCCCGGCGCTGATCACCAGTGCGATCTTCACCTTCATCAACTCCTGGAACGACTTCATGGGCCCGCTGATCTACCTCAACGAGCCCGACAAGTACACCGTCTCGCTGGGCCTGAAGATGTTCGTGGACCAGGAAGCCGTGGCCGACTACGGCGGCATGATCGCGATGTCCCTCGTCGCGCTGCTGCCCGTCCTCGCCTTCTTCCTGGCGTTCCAGCGCTATCTCATCGACGGCATGGCGACGTCCGGTCTGAAGGGCTGA
- a CDS encoding GNAT family N-acetyltransferase, translating into MTTTLRPTEPLQRAADGTRSRRFQVCVNSRPVGAIHLGTSPTLGDSVARILDLHIDEPDRRRGRATVAVLAAEEVARSWGCRQVEAVVPATAEAALGLAQALGYVPRNRAMSKRLGATPPDLPAGSGARPMTPAEFDAWQAHESERYARTWIERGLSEAAARAKARRDHETLLPRGLGTGDMLFSVLEHDGARVGTLWLALREDRAFVFDVETDAAHRGRGHGRSLMLLAEAQSIAAGRNVLGLNVFAGNTPAERLYESLGYETRQYSYCKTLL; encoded by the coding sequence ATGACCACGACCCTGCGGCCGACGGAGCCGCTTCAGCGCGCGGCCGACGGGACGCGTTCACGCCGCTTTCAGGTGTGCGTGAACAGCCGTCCCGTCGGCGCGATACACCTGGGCACCTCGCCCACCCTGGGCGATTCGGTGGCCCGGATCCTGGACCTGCACATCGACGAACCCGACCGTAGGCGCGGCCGGGCGACGGTGGCCGTGCTCGCCGCGGAGGAGGTGGCGCGGAGCTGGGGCTGCCGTCAGGTCGAGGCGGTCGTACCCGCCACCGCCGAGGCGGCGCTGGGGCTGGCGCAGGCGCTCGGCTACGTCCCGCGCAACCGCGCCATGAGCAAGCGGCTCGGCGCCACGCCGCCGGACCTGCCCGCGGGCAGCGGCGCGCGGCCCATGACACCGGCCGAGTTCGACGCGTGGCAGGCGCACGAGTCGGAGCGCTACGCGCGGACCTGGATCGAGCGGGGACTTTCCGAGGCCGCCGCCCGCGCCAAGGCGCGGCGCGATCACGAAACGCTTCTGCCGCGGGGCCTCGGCACCGGCGACATGCTGTTCAGCGTGCTGGAGCACGACGGGGCGCGGGTCGGCACCCTGTGGCTGGCGCTGCGCGAGGACCGGGCCTTCGTCTTCGACGTCGAGACCGACGCGGCCCACCGCGGCCGGGGACACGGCCGGTCGCTGATGCTGCTGGCGGAGGCGCAGTCCATCGCCGCGGGCCGGAACGTCCTCGGGCTGAACGTCTTCGCCGGGAACACCCCGGCCGAACGCCTGTATGAGTCACTCGGGTACGAGACCAGGCAGTACAGCTACTGCAAGACGCTGCTGTAG
- a CDS encoding CGNR zinc finger domain-containing protein produces MLITHDTRCALDTVVDLVNTAPEDESAPDGLPDVAALDAFVRNHQISDVGALSEFDLSAVRKVRGRFAAVFAAPETRAAAGLINELVAAAGTTPRLTDHDGYDWHVHYFAPGASVADHLAADCGMALAFFVVAGERERLRRCEAPDCRRAFVDLSRNRSRRYCDSRTCGNRLHVAAYRARRKEAAG; encoded by the coding sequence GTGCTGATCACCCACGACACCCGGTGCGCCCTCGACACCGTGGTCGATCTGGTGAACACCGCGCCGGAGGACGAATCGGCGCCGGACGGACTGCCGGACGTCGCCGCTCTCGACGCATTCGTGCGGAACCACCAGATCAGCGATGTCGGCGCGCTCTCCGAGTTCGATCTGTCGGCGGTGCGCAAGGTCCGGGGCCGGTTCGCCGCGGTCTTCGCGGCCCCCGAGACCCGGGCCGCCGCCGGACTGATCAACGAGCTGGTCGCCGCCGCCGGCACCACGCCCCGGCTCACCGACCACGACGGCTACGACTGGCATGTCCACTACTTCGCTCCCGGCGCCTCCGTCGCCGACCACCTGGCCGCCGACTGCGGCATGGCGCTGGCGTTCTTCGTGGTCGCCGGGGAGCGCGAGCGGCTGCGGCGCTGTGAGGCCCCCGATTGCCGACGCGCCTTCGTCGACCTCTCCCGCAACCGCTCCCGGCGCTACTGCGACAGCCGCACCTGCGGAAACCGCCTGCACGTGGCCGCTTACCGGGCACGGCGGAAGGAGGCGGCGGGCTGA
- a CDS encoding ABC transporter substrate-binding protein has protein sequence MQQGGNVERRTILKAAGASLAVAGLGATATACGGGSGSGDGTVTIRYSWWGADDRAERINKTIALFEKKYPKIKVKTDFQPYLDFWKKFNTQASGGNPPDVFQNAIGFLRKYDAKNVLLDLSDQVKAGNLSMDGFRAGLDKFGEIDGKLLGVPVGSNSMALVIDKPVYTRAGVTAEQGWTWDDFDEAMARIRDRTGRAGDSGMYGVMYLYDLYLRQNGKAFFTEDGLGFTEADLTEWWTKAEKGVKSGLYADPKKVAQIKPKSALSAELAGSEFTWDNFTVRYTSEGKSEYGLAPIPTTDGKKTGQYLGSLMLSASKRTQHPKEVAQFIHFMVHDPEVARIMGYDRGVPATQAQYDAYQPTDPVNKTIAAYEESLVKAGVLEPITPHPGGADICESAFLRIAEEMALGKRSVDEAVKQFFTESKTALAG, from the coding sequence ATGCAGCAGGGTGGGAATGTGGAGAGGCGGACGATCCTCAAAGCGGCGGGAGCCTCGCTGGCCGTCGCGGGACTGGGTGCCACGGCCACCGCGTGCGGCGGCGGCAGCGGATCGGGCGACGGAACGGTGACGATCCGTTACTCGTGGTGGGGTGCCGACGACCGCGCCGAGCGCATCAACAAGACCATCGCGCTGTTCGAGAAGAAGTACCCCAAAATCAAGGTGAAGACCGACTTCCAGCCGTACCTGGACTTCTGGAAGAAGTTCAACACCCAGGCCTCGGGCGGAAATCCGCCGGATGTTTTCCAGAATGCCATCGGATTCCTGCGCAAGTACGACGCGAAGAATGTGCTGCTCGACCTGAGCGATCAGGTGAAGGCCGGCAACCTCTCCATGGACGGATTCCGCGCGGGCCTGGACAAGTTCGGGGAGATCGACGGCAAACTCCTCGGTGTGCCCGTGGGATCGAACTCGATGGCTCTCGTCATCGACAAGCCCGTCTACACCCGGGCCGGGGTCACGGCCGAACAGGGCTGGACCTGGGACGACTTCGACGAGGCGATGGCGAGGATCCGGGACAGGACCGGCCGGGCCGGCGACAGCGGCATGTACGGCGTCATGTACCTCTACGACCTGTACCTGCGTCAGAACGGCAAAGCCTTCTTCACCGAGGACGGACTCGGCTTCACCGAGGCGGACCTGACCGAGTGGTGGACCAAGGCGGAGAAGGGCGTGAAGTCCGGGTTGTACGCCGACCCCAAGAAGGTCGCTCAGATCAAGCCCAAGTCGGCGCTCTCCGCGGAGCTCGCGGGCAGCGAGTTCACCTGGGACAACTTCACCGTCCGCTACACCTCCGAGGGCAAGAGCGAGTACGGCCTCGCGCCGATCCCCACCACGGACGGCAAGAAGACCGGGCAGTACCTCGGCTCGCTGATGCTCAGCGCCTCCAAGCGGACCCAGCACCCCAAGGAAGTCGCCCAGTTCATCCACTTCATGGTCCACGACCCCGAGGTCGCCAGGATCATGGGGTACGACCGCGGTGTGCCCGCCACGCAGGCCCAGTACGACGCCTACCAGCCGACCGATCCGGTGAACAAGACGATCGCCGCCTACGAGGAGTCGCTCGTGAAGGCCGGTGTCCTGGAGCCCATCACCCCGCACCCGGGCGGCGCCGACATCTGCGAGAGCGCCTTCCTGCGCATCGCCGAGGAGATGGCCCTGGGCAAGCGGTCCGTGGACGAGGCCGTCAAGCAGTTCTTCACCGAGTCGAAGACGGCTCTCGCCGGCTGA
- a CDS encoding TIGR02611 family protein: protein MNTGSEAPGEVAVASEETSQTDSGGAQDEQGLGSRAPEFIKARRMLHLSWQVGVFVVGLAVVAAGVIMLPLPGPGWVVIFGGMAIWATEFVWAQLVLRWTKRKVTEAAQRALDPKVRRRNLILTVIGLVIIAALVSVYVWKFGFEMPWKIKDQ, encoded by the coding sequence ATGAATACGGGGAGTGAGGCGCCGGGCGAGGTTGCCGTGGCATCGGAAGAGACCAGCCAGACCGACTCGGGTGGGGCGCAGGACGAGCAGGGCCTCGGTTCTCGTGCGCCGGAATTCATCAAGGCTCGCCGAATGCTGCATCTGAGCTGGCAGGTCGGCGTCTTCGTCGTGGGCCTCGCGGTCGTGGCGGCCGGCGTGATCATGCTGCCGCTGCCGGGGCCGGGCTGGGTCGTGATCTTCGGCGGCATGGCCATCTGGGCGACCGAGTTCGTCTGGGCGCAGCTCGTGCTGCGCTGGACCAAGCGCAAGGTGACCGAGGCGGCACAGCGGGCACTCGACCCGAAGGTGCGCCGCCGGAACCTCATCCTCACGGTGATCGGCTTGGTGATCATCGCCGCTCTGGTCAGCGTCTACGTCTGGAAATTCGGCTTCGAGATGCCCTGGAAGATCAAGGACCAGTGA
- a CDS encoding DsbA family protein → MSDTSPDRPAAPVLDVWCELQCPDCRTALDDLGALRARYGDRLELRLRHFPLEKHKHAFAAAQAAEEAVAQGKGWEYVEAVLARVEELDRRGEPFLVEAARELGLDAEEFDTALIDGRHILIVDADQAEGKAIGVTGTPTYVIGGERLDGGKSQEGLRERIEEIADRLLAARES, encoded by the coding sequence ATGAGCGACACCTCCCCCGATCGTCCCGCCGCGCCCGTCCTCGACGTCTGGTGCGAGCTCCAGTGCCCGGACTGCCGTACCGCGCTGGACGACCTCGGCGCCCTGCGCGCCCGCTACGGCGACCGCCTGGAGCTGCGGTTGCGGCACTTCCCGCTGGAGAAGCACAAGCACGCCTTCGCCGCCGCGCAGGCCGCCGAGGAAGCGGTGGCGCAGGGCAAGGGCTGGGAGTACGTGGAGGCCGTGCTGGCCCGGGTCGAGGAGCTGGACCGCAGGGGGGAGCCCTTCCTGGTCGAGGCGGCGCGGGAACTCGGCCTCGACGCCGAGGAGTTCGACACGGCGCTGATCGACGGCCGGCACATCCTGATCGTCGACGCCGACCAGGCCGAGGGCAAGGCGATCGGCGTGACCGGCACCCCGACGTACGTGATCGGCGGCGAGCGCCTCGACGGGGGCAAGAGCCAGGAGGGCCTGCGCGAGCGGATCGAGGAGATCGCGGACCGGCTGCTGGCCGCGCGGGAGTCCTGA
- a CDS encoding SRPBCC family protein — translation MDWNHYRFRSLWALPAPAPAVYRALERVDHYPRWWRQVREVARLGDAGGIVRVRSLLPYDLTTTLRERRRDPRAGILEVELSGDIEGWARWTVDARGSGALARYEQVVEVRKPLLRRLAVPGRPAFHANHTLMMRAGRRGLASYLAAV, via the coding sequence ATGGACTGGAACCACTACCGCTTCCGCAGTCTGTGGGCCCTGCCCGCGCCCGCCCCGGCCGTCTACCGGGCCCTGGAGCGGGTCGACCACTATCCCCGCTGGTGGCGCCAGGTACGCGAGGTCGCCCGGCTCGGCGACGCCGGCGGGATAGTCCGGGTCCGCTCCCTCCTGCCGTACGACCTGACCACCACCCTGCGCGAGCGGCGGCGCGACCCGCGGGCCGGGATCCTGGAGGTCGAGCTGTCCGGTGACATCGAGGGCTGGGCACGCTGGACGGTCGACGCCCGGGGCTCCGGCGCGCTCGCCCGCTACGAGCAGGTCGTCGAGGTGCGCAAACCGCTGCTGCGGCGGCTGGCGGTCCCCGGGCGCCCGGCCTTCCACGCCAACCACACGCTGATGATGCGGGCGGGGCGGCGCGGACTGGCCTCCTATCTGGCGGCGGTTTGA
- a CDS encoding chorismate-binding protein, with amino-acid sequence MLELPPLARFGDRVATGLLDVTSDPAALDSSGFWAVCADFEGRLTCARFRDVRREPVPAPVPGGWRGPAVGDWTSSLDRSAYTAAVRRIRAHIAAGEVYQANLCRVLSAPVPPDADVDALTAVLARGNPAPYAGTIRLPEHGVETATASPELFLRRDGRIVESGPIKGTGRTEADLLEKDYAENVMIVDLVRNDIGRVCATGSVTVPDLCVVEKHPGLVHLVSTVRGELRTGAGWPELLDAAFPPGSVTGAPKESALKIIEALETAPRGPYCGGIGWVDADRGTGELAVGIRTFWIDRDEGLLRFGTGAGITWGSDPEGEWRETELKASRLLAVASGAYEVSEGTLR; translated from the coding sequence GTGCTCGAGCTGCCTCCTCTCGCCCGTTTCGGCGACCGTGTCGCCACCGGCCTCCTGGACGTCACGAGTGATCCCGCGGCCCTCGACTCCAGCGGCTTCTGGGCCGTGTGTGCGGACTTCGAAGGGCGCCTGACCTGCGCGCGCTTCCGCGACGTACGGCGGGAGCCGGTGCCCGCCCCCGTGCCGGGCGGCTGGCGGGGACCGGCCGTCGGCGACTGGACCTCCTCCCTCGACCGCTCCGCGTACACGGCCGCCGTCCGGCGCATCCGCGCGCACATAGCGGCCGGCGAGGTCTATCAGGCCAACCTCTGCCGGGTGCTGTCCGCGCCCGTCCCGCCCGACGCCGACGTGGACGCCCTGACGGCCGTGCTGGCCCGCGGCAACCCGGCGCCGTACGCGGGAACGATTCGGCTCCCGGAGCACGGCGTCGAGACGGCCACCGCCTCTCCCGAGCTCTTCCTGCGCCGCGACGGGCGGATCGTGGAGTCCGGCCCCATCAAGGGCACCGGCCGCACGGAGGCGGACCTGCTGGAGAAGGACTACGCCGAGAACGTGATGATCGTGGACCTCGTCCGCAACGACATCGGGCGGGTCTGCGCCACCGGCAGCGTGACCGTGCCCGACCTGTGCGTCGTCGAGAAGCACCCCGGGCTCGTCCACCTCGTCTCGACGGTGCGCGGTGAACTGCGGACCGGCGCCGGCTGGCCGGAACTGCTCGACGCCGCCTTCCCGCCCGGCTCGGTGACCGGGGCGCCCAAGGAGAGCGCCCTGAAGATCATCGAGGCGCTGGAGACGGCACCCCGGGGTCCGTACTGCGGCGGCATCGGCTGGGTCGACGCGGACCGGGGGACCGGCGAGCTCGCCGTCGGCATCCGCACCTTCTGGATCGACCGGGACGAGGGGCTGCTGCGCTTCGGCACCGGCGCCGGGATCACCTGGGGCTCCGACCCCGAGGGGGAGTGGCGGGAGACCGAGCTGAAGGCGTCCCGGCTGCTCGCGGTAGCGTCGGGGGCGTACGAGGTGAGTGAAGGGACCCTGAGGTGA
- a CDS encoding carbohydrate ABC transporter permease, with translation MGSAVTHAPARQGLAEDSVPRRGPAHSPRPAASARRGRRENLAGYLFMSPWIAGFLLLTAGPMAASLYFAFTDYNLFDAPRWIGLDNFSEMFADPRWRHSVRITLWYVVIGTPIKLLAALGVALLLAQKRRGQAFYRAAFYAPSLIGASVSVAIVWKAIFSDDAIVDRTQKLFGIDAGGWTGDPDLIIYSLVALTVWQFGAPMVIFLAGLKQVPRELYEAADVDGAGKLRQFWNITLPMISPVLFFNVLLETIHSFQIFSSAYIVGGGAGGNACGPADGTMVYTCYLYVQGFENSRMGLASAMAWMLLVAVALVTAVLFWSQKRWVHYEEGGR, from the coding sequence ATGGGAAGCGCCGTGACACACGCCCCCGCGAGGCAGGGCCTGGCCGAGGACTCCGTGCCGCGGCGCGGACCGGCGCACTCGCCGCGCCCCGCCGCTTCCGCACGGCGGGGCCGTCGGGAGAACCTGGCCGGCTACCTCTTCATGTCCCCCTGGATCGCCGGTTTCCTGCTGCTGACGGCCGGACCGATGGCCGCCTCGCTCTACTTCGCCTTCACCGACTACAACCTGTTCGACGCACCCCGGTGGATCGGCCTGGACAACTTCTCCGAGATGTTCGCCGACCCGCGCTGGCGCCACTCGGTCCGGATCACGCTGTGGTACGTCGTCATCGGCACCCCGATCAAACTGCTCGCCGCCCTCGGGGTGGCGCTGCTGCTGGCCCAGAAGCGGCGGGGACAGGCCTTCTACCGGGCCGCCTTCTACGCGCCGTCGCTGATCGGCGCGAGCGTCTCCGTCGCCATCGTCTGGAAGGCGATCTTCTCGGACGACGCGATCGTCGACCGGACGCAGAAGCTCTTCGGCATCGACGCCGGCGGCTGGACCGGCGACCCGGACCTGATCATCTACAGCCTGGTGGCGCTCACCGTCTGGCAGTTCGGCGCGCCCATGGTCATCTTCCTTGCCGGCCTGAAGCAGGTACCGCGCGAGCTGTACGAGGCGGCCGACGTCGACGGAGCCGGCAAGCTGCGGCAGTTCTGGAACATCACCCTGCCGATGATCTCCCCGGTCCTCTTCTTCAACGTCCTGCTGGAGACCATCCACTCCTTCCAGATCTTCAGCTCGGCCTACATCGTCGGCGGCGGCGCCGGAGGCAACGCCTGCGGGCCCGCGGACGGAACCATGGTCTACACCTGTTACCTGTACGTCCAGGGCTTCGAGAACAGCCGGATGGGCCTGGCCTCCGCCATGGCGTGGATGCTGCTCGTGGCCGTCGCCCTGGTCACCGCGGTGCTGTTCTGGTCCCAGAAGCGCTGGGTGCACTACGAGGAGGGCGGCCGATGA